GAATGGGCCGGCCGATGACCATCCAGCATGCCACGCTGCGCCAGCTCCAGATCTTCACCGCCGCCGCCCGCAGCCTGTCCTTCGCCCGCGTGGCGGAGCGGTTCGGCCTGACGCCCGGCGCGGTTTCGTTCCAGATCAAGCAGGTGGAGGGGCATTGTGGATTCCCGCTGTTCGAGCGGGTCGGCCGCCGCGTCGTGCTGACGGAGGCCGGGCGCGACCTTCTTGAGCATGCGACGCTGATCCTCCAGGCGCTGGACAATGCCGACCGGCGGATGCAGGCGCTGAAGGGGGTGACCGGCGGCAACGTCACCATCGGGCTGGTCAGCACCGCAAAATACATCGCTCCGCACATGGTCTCCCGCTTCCAGGCGGAGCGGCCGGGCGTGTCGATCCATCTCCAGGACGGCAACCGGCGGGAGGTCAATGCGATGGTCGCCAAGGGCGAGGTCGATCTCGCCATCATGGGCCGCCCGCTGGACGAAGAGGAACTGCTGGCCGAACCCTTCGCCCGCCACCCCAGCATCATCATCTGTGCCCCCACCCATCCGCTGGCCGACGCCCCCTCCCTGCGCCTGTCCGATCTGGCCGACAGCGGCTTCATCGCGCGGGAGGAAGGGGCCGGCACGCGGGCGCTGACCGAGGCCTGTTTCCACGGCCAGGGCTTCTCGCCGCGCATCGTCATGACCTCCAGCAGCAACGAGACGATCAAGCAGGCGGTGATGGCCGGCATCGGCATCGCCCTGCTGTCGCGCCACACCGTGGATCTGGAACTGGCGCTGGGGATGCTGCGCGAGCTGAAGGTGGAGGGGTTGCCGCTGATGCGCTCCTGGTACATCGCCCACCGCCGCAGCCTGCCGCTGCTGCCGGTGCATGCGCAGCTGCGCAGCTATCTGTTGGAGCGCGGGCAGGCGATCATCGACAGCATCCAAGCCGGCCACCGGGCGCTCGCGTCCGGCGGCTGACATGCCGGCCGGCAGCAGCCTCACGCGTCATCGGGCAGCCGCCGGTCCCGCTGGAAGGCAAGGACGGACGCGCCGCCATCCGATGCGGGAACCGCAATCCTCGCCTGCCCACCAGCCTCGGATACAGAGGCGGGAGCCATGGTCAGATAGCGCACGCAGCTGACACGCAGGAAGGAGGCGAGGTTCTGGATCGTGCCGTGGACCTCCACGACCTCGTCATGCAGGGTGACGATCAGGCGGTTCGTGGTGATCCCCTGCTCCGCCGCGATGTCGGCGAGGACGTTCCAGAACAGGTTCTCCAACCGGATGCTGGTCACCATGCCATGGATGCGGACCGAGCGGGACCGCGCCTCGTACAGGATGGGGTCGGTGTTGACGAAGATCTGGCACATGCACCGGCCCCTCCCTGGAGCGGTTATAGGGTCCTGCGGCAGGCGGGGTCAGGCACGGCTGCAGCGTTCGAAATTTGAGCGATGACCTGTCGCCCCTGAAGCCCTTCTCCCCTTGCGGGAGAAGGGTTGGGATGAGGGGTGCTGTCGGCCGAAGGCCGTTGGAAATTTCAGGTGTGCTACCCCTCACCCCAACCCCTCTCCCGCAAGGGGAGAGGGGCTTCGTCACCGTACTGACATTTCCCTGGGCTCAGGCACGGCCGCAGCCGAATCCGCTGCGGTCGGACCGCGCGCTGCCGGCTGCTCCCTTGCCAATGCCATCTCGCCGGATGCCGTGCTGGCTCAGCTTGCGGTACAGGGTGCTGCGGGAAATGCCCAGCACCGCGGCGGCGTCCGACAGGTTCCCGCCGGTGGCGGCGATCACGTCCTCGATGGTCCGCTGCTCCGTCACCGTCAGGGACATGGCTGGCGGGGACATGGCCGGCGGGCCGGCAGACGCAGGCATCGCCATCGGCGGACCCGGCAAGGGCCAGCCCTCCGCGTCCACGCCGCCGCAGCCGTCCCGCAAGTCCTCGGGAAGATCGCCGACATCCACCATGCCGCCGGTGGACAGCAGGACCGCGCGCTCCACCAGATTCCTCAGCTCCCGGACATTGCCCGGCCAGTCATAGCGGTGCAGACGCTCCAGCGCCGCCGCCGTGAAGCGGACCGGATCCCGCCCGTGCCGGTCGGCCAGCAATTCGTTGAAATGGGCGATCAGCCGCGGCACGTCGCCTTGCCGCTCCCGCAGCGGCGGCACCCGCAGGGCGGTGACGGCCAGACGGTGATACAGGTCGCGGCGGAAGCGGCCGGCGGCCACCTCCTGGCGCAGGTTGCGGTTGGTCATGGCGAGCAGCCGGACCGACACCCGGCGCGGCGTGCTGTCGCCGATGCGGTACAGCACCCCCTCCTCCAGCACCCGCAGCAGATAGGGCTGAAGGTCGAGCGGCAGTTCGCCCACTTCGTCCAGGCACAACGTGCCGCCGTCGGCCAGTTCGAAACGGCCGGTCCGTCCCTCCGCCGCCGCCCCGGTGAAGGCGCCGCGCACATAGCCGAACAGCTCGCTGCCCAGCATCTCGCGCGACACGGCCCCGCAATTGAAGGGGATGAAGGGTCCGGAGGCCACGGCGCTGTGGCCGTGGATGGCCCGCGCGAACAGCTCCTTGCCGACGCCGGTCTCCCCCTCGATCAGGATGGGGACCGGAAGCGGCGCCAGCCGTTCCCCCTGGCCGATAACCGCGCGCAGGCTGTCGCTGGCCCCGACGATGTCGGCGAAGCGCGACCGCGCATGGTCGGTCTCGTCGGAGGCCGCACGCCGGCCGGACGGCAGACGGCAGGAGGCCGCGCGGGGAATGACCAGCAAGGTGCCCCGCCGCTCGCCGTCGAGCATCAGGGGCCGGACCCAGTCGGCGGGCACTGGAAGCCGGCCCTCCGCCGGATTCACCCCCGCCATATCGGCGATCCCGACGATGGGCAGTTTCGTTCCGCGGCTGAACTGAGGCAGGTCGGACCCGAGACTGGCCTTCAGCAGATGCGCCGCCTTGCGGCTGGCGTAGAGCAGGCGGCCCCGCGCATCCAGTGCGATCAGCCCCTCTCCGGCATATTTCTGGCTGTCCTCCAGGCAGGCTTCCAGCAGGCGGACATGCTCCGCCTCCGTCTGGCGGGCGAGGTTCCATTCCACCTGCCGGGCGGCGACCACCGCCAGTGCCAGCGCCTGGGCGCTGAATCCCTGCTTCAGCCCGGAGATGTCGAGCAGCCCGACGACCGACCCGTCCAGCGGATCATGGATCGGCGCACCGGCGCAGCTCCACCCCTTGATGCCGGCGCAGTAATGCTCAGCCGCCTGGACCAGCACCGGCGTCTTGGACGCCAGCGCCGTGCCGATGCCGTTGGTCCCGGCGCAGCTCTCGCTCCAATGGCCGCCACAGCCCAGGCTGATGTCGCGTGCCGCACTCAAGGTGGCCCGGTCGCCCGCCGCCTCCAGCACCACGCCGTTGGCATCGGTGATCAGCATCACCGTCCGCGTGCCGGCCAGAAGATCCGCCGCCTCCGCCAGGGTGGTAGCCGCGGCCTGCAGGAGTTCGCGATTCTCCCGCCTCAGGGCTTCGACATGGTCGGCGCCGACGACCGGCGCCGCGTCCGCCCGCGCATCGACCAGAAAACTCTGGCACCGTGCCCAGGACCGGATGACCACGTCACGGACCGGCAGGTTTTCCTGCCGCGATCCGGAAACGAAATCCTCCCACGCCTTCATCGTCGCCCGTTCGCTGTCCCGTTCGCCGGCCCACACGCCATCTGCCAGCGCATGGAACGCCGGACCGGGTGACGCAACGGCCGAACGGCCGATGGCGACCTCTTCCTTGGCCAACACTGCCCCCTCCCTGCTTCCCGGCGTCTTCTGCTGTTTTGTTGCCCGTGCGCCGATTGTCCTTCGGTCCGGATGCGGAGACCGGCCCCGATCCTCCGCTTCTCAGATTGTTAGTATAAGAAATCATAAGCCGAACCGAAGCGGGAGCGGTAGTAGCGGAATACTCTATGGCTTTTTTCCCAGCCCCTTTCCCCGAAGGTGGAGGTTTCCTGCCACCGGATCCGGTTCAGTCGCGCCCGTAGCGCTCCATTCCGCCGCCGCGGGCGGGGCCGGCGGTGGGATCGACATTGTCGGGGATGTCGGCGATCAGGGTGTGGGTGGTCAGGACCAGCTTGGCGACCGACACCGCGTTCAGCAGGGCCAGCGCGGTGACCTTGGCCGGGTCGATGATCCCCGCGGCGAACAGGTCGCCGAATCGGCCGGTGCGCGCATCGAAGCCAACTCCGTCCGGAAGCTCGGCAAGCCGCGCGGCGATGCCGGCCCCGTCCAGTCCGCCATTCTCGGCGATGCAGACCAGCGGCTGCAGCATCGCCCGCTGCACCAGCCTTATCCCTGCGCGCTCGCCCTCCCCCACATCCGCGGCCAGCCGGTCGAGCAGCGGGGCGATGCGGGCCAGCGCGGTGCCGCCGCCGGGCAGCACCCCCTCCTCCAGCGCGGCACGGGCGGCGGCCAGCGAATCCTCCAGAAGCTGGGCCATGCGCTTCTGCTCCACCGGGGTGGCGCCGCCGACCTCGATCAGGGCGGTGCCATGCGTCAGCTTCGCCAGCCGCTGGGACAGCTTCTCGCGTTCGATGTTGGGCGGCGCCTCCTCCCACTGGCGCTGCACCAGGGCGCGGCGGGCGGCCAGCGCGTCCGGATCGCCGTGGCCGCGCAGGATGGTGGTACGGCCGGCGGACACCTCGATGCGGTCGGCGCCCCCCAGATCCTCCGCCGTCACGCTGTCGAGGCGTCCGCCCAGGTCGCGGGCGATCACGCGCCCGCCGGTCAGGATCGCGATGTCCTCCATCGTCGCCGTACGCCAATGGCCGAATTCCGGCGGATTGATCGCCACCACCGTGGCGCGTCCGCCGCGGCGCAGCTCCATCAGGGCAGCCACCACCTCCGGCGCCACGCTGTCGGCCATGACCAGCAGCGGCCGCCCCCCGGCGGCGATGCGGTCGACCAGGCGCAGCATGGGGTCCGGATCGGTGATCTTGTGGTCTGTCATCAGGATGTAGGGCCGCTCCAGCACCGCGGTCTGGCCGGTGGGCTCGGTCGCCATGTGATGGGACAGGAAGCCACGGTCCAGCACCATGCCCTCCAGCACATGCAGCGCCGTCGGCGCGCCCGGCTGGCCATATTCGATGTCGATCACCCCCTCAACCCCCACCCGGCGCAGGGCGTCCGCCACCAGCCGGCCGAGCGCCGGATCGGTCGCCGCGACCGTCGCCACCTGCTCCAGCTGCGCATCGCCCTCCAGCGGCCGGGCCATGCCGCGCAGCCGGTCGACGACAAAGCCGCAGGCGCGCTCCATCCCCTCCACCAGTTCCACTGCACCATGGCCATCGGCGAGCACGGCGACACCATCCTGGATCAGCGCGTCGGCCAGCACGGTGGCGGTGGTGGTGCCGTCGCCGGCCACATCATTGGTCTGTTTCGACACCTCGCGCACCACCTGGGCGCCCATATTCTCGAAGCGGCAGGGCAACTCGATCTCGGCGGCGATGCTGACGCCGTCGCGGGAGATCATCGGCGTGCCGATGGGGCGGTCGATGATCGCATTCGTCCCCTTCGGCCCCAGCGTGCCGCGCACCGCCAGCGCCAGCTTGCCCACCCCACGGGCAAGCGCGGCCCGCGCCTCGGCACGGTGCAGCATCATCTTCGGCATGGTCTCGTTCCCTCCCATTTCTTAATTTTGCGGATTCAAAAAAGAGGCGGAGCCCGCCGGACCTGAAGCGTGCTCCGCCTGCCCACTCATTCGTAGGCGAGCGCGTCATCCATGTTGCCGAAGAGGACGACGGTATCCTCGTCGATCATGACCATGCGGCCATAGTGGGTGGAGGTGGAAATCTCGAAGATATGCGGGGTCATCTCGCGGCCGAGAGCCTCGCCGATCTCGCTCATCCTGAACTCGATCTTGCCCTCGCCGTCGATGCGGATCATCGCCGGCAGATAGGTGACGGTGATGCCGGGCTTGCTCTCCATCACCTCGGCGATGCAGCGCGCCTCGACGCTGTCGTTCATGGTCACGCCGCACTGGTGGGAGATGGTGCCGTCCTGGGTGATGTCCTTCAGCGGCTTGAAAAGCTGCTGCACGGTGGTGACGCTCATGGTTTTCGTCCTCTTGTGGCGGAGATGCGGGAAGGATCACTCGGCCGCGGCGCCATTGACCGGAGCGGAAACCGCGGCCGGGGCGGCAGGCTGCCCGACCTCGACCGGCGGCAGGGCCGGCAGGTCGGCGTCGATGCCGATCTCGCGCCCGATGGCGGCGACGCGGTTGCGCGCCCGCTCGAAGGCATCCGCGAAACTCGCCACCTTGACCCTGGGCAGCGACCACAGCGGCTGAAGCTGCAGCGCCGCCTTCACCGCCAGCCCGGCATGATGGGTGAACCAGCTCTGCAGCATGGTCCGGTTGTCCTCGCCATGTGCCGGGTCGCGCAGCAGCAGGGCGAACAGCTCCACCGCGTTGGCGAGGTTCCGTTCATAGTCGGCCTCCGCCGCCGAAATGACCGACGGGGTCGAGAAGTCGTTCTGCGCCGCCGCCACCTGCATGACGAAGCCGCTGCGGAACAGCTCGCCCACCAGCGGTTCGAAGACGAGGTTGACGGCGAAATACTGCTCCAGGAAGTCGGTCGCGGCGCGGATATGCTCCACCGCCTCGCGGCAGGGCTGCCAGATCGGGTCGTCCAGCCAGTGCGCCTTGCCGGCGTCCAGATCGAAACCACCGATATCGCTGCCGACCTCGGCCAGATAGAGCGTCAGGTCCTGGGCAAAGCGCAGCTTGTAGGAGGCGTTGGTCAGGATGGCGTTGTTGACCATCTGGGTGTAGCCGTAGCGCTGCGCCCGCATCAGCGCGGTGCCCAAGCCATATTCGGCATGCTTGAAAGCGCCGACATGGTTCTGCAGCACGGTCACCCAGGCCTTGTCGAAGCGCTGGGGCGCACCGGCGCGGCGCGCATTCTCCACCACGTTCTGGATCATGCCGACGATGGTGGACTGGCGCTGGTAATGGGTGCGTTCCCATTCCTGGTCCGGTGCGCGGAAACCGTGCCAGTCCGTGCACTTCAGCGCGGTCCAGTCCTTGGAATATGTGGGCGTGCCGTCGCCGAAGGAGATGATCCAGTTCTGGAGCAGATAGCGCTCCGGATCGGGCTGGACGTCGACCGTCACGTCCTCGTAATGGGTGGCCTTGCGGCCCTTCGGCTCGAAGTAGTTGTAGCGGCGGCTGTCCGATCCCGGAAAGACCTTGGCTCCGGCGGCGGCGGATATGACTGTGGTTTCGGTTTCCTGCATGGTCATCGTCTTTCCTCCCGTATTTGCAAAAGCCCGGCTCAGCGGGTGGCGGGGGTGAATTTGTCGAAATAGACGCGTGCGGAATCGACGCCGGCCATCTGCAGGACCGGCAGCACCGCGTCGATCATCGGCGGCGGCCCGCAGGAGAAGACGTCCGCCTCCTCCACCTCCGCCATCTCGGACAGGTGCCGGCGCAGCACCTCGTGGATGAAGCCGGTCTCGCCGGTCCAACCGTCGCCCTCCTCGGCATGGGACAGGGCGGGGATGAAGGCGAAGTCCGGCAGGCTGCGGGCGAATTCCTCGAACAGGTCGAGGTGGAACAGGTCCCTGCGGCTGCGGGCACCGTAGAAGAAGCGAACCGGCCGCGTCTCGCCGCTGGCGGCCTGATCGCGCAGGATCGACAGAAGCGGCGCCATGCCCGACCCGCCGCCGACCAGGATCATCGGCCCGTCCCGCCCCTCGCGGCGGAAACAGCTG
The sequence above is drawn from the Azospirillum lipoferum 4B genome and encodes:
- a CDS encoding MmoB/DmpM family protein produces the protein MSVTTVQQLFKPLKDITQDGTISHQCGVTMNDSVEARCIAEVMESKPGITVTYLPAMIRIDGEGKIEFRMSEIGEALGREMTPHIFEISTSTHYGRMVMIDEDTVVLFGNMDDALAYE
- a CDS encoding molecular chaperone GroEL codes for the protein MPKMMLHRAEARAALARGVGKLALAVRGTLGPKGTNAIIDRPIGTPMISRDGVSIAAEIELPCRFENMGAQVVREVSKQTNDVAGDGTTTATVLADALIQDGVAVLADGHGAVELVEGMERACGFVVDRLRGMARPLEGDAQLEQVATVAATDPALGRLVADALRRVGVEGVIDIEYGQPGAPTALHVLEGMVLDRGFLSHHMATEPTGQTAVLERPYILMTDHKITDPDPMLRLVDRIAAGGRPLLVMADSVAPEVVAALMELRRGGRATVVAINPPEFGHWRTATMEDIAILTGGRVIARDLGGRLDSVTAEDLGGADRIEVSAGRTTILRGHGDPDALAARRALVQRQWEEAPPNIEREKLSQRLAKLTHGTALIEVGGATPVEQKRMAQLLEDSLAAARAALEEGVLPGGGTALARIAPLLDRLAADVGEGERAGIRLVQRAMLQPLVCIAENGGLDGAGIAARLAELPDGVGFDARTGRFGDLFAAGIIDPAKVTALALLNAVSVAKLVLTTHTLIADIPDNVDPTAGPARGGGMERYGRD
- a CDS encoding LysR family transcriptional regulator produces the protein MGRPMTIQHATLRQLQIFTAAARSLSFARVAERFGLTPGAVSFQIKQVEGHCGFPLFERVGRRVVLTEAGRDLLEHATLILQALDNADRRMQALKGVTGGNVTIGLVSTAKYIAPHMVSRFQAERPGVSIHLQDGNRREVNAMVAKGEVDLAIMGRPLDEEELLAEPFARHPSIIICAPTHPLADAPSLRLSDLADSGFIAREEGAGTRALTEACFHGQGFSPRIVMTSSSNETIKQAVMAGIGIALLSRHTVDLELALGMLRELKVEGLPLMRSWYIAHRRSLPLLPVHAQLRSYLLERGQAIIDSIQAGHRALASGG
- a CDS encoding sigma-54-dependent Fis family transcriptional regulator gives rise to the protein MLAKEEVAIGRSAVASPGPAFHALADGVWAGERDSERATMKAWEDFVSGSRQENLPVRDVVIRSWARCQSFLVDARADAAPVVGADHVEALRRENRELLQAAATTLAEAADLLAGTRTVMLITDANGVVLEAAGDRATLSAARDISLGCGGHWSESCAGTNGIGTALASKTPVLVQAAEHYCAGIKGWSCAGAPIHDPLDGSVVGLLDISGLKQGFSAQALALAVVAARQVEWNLARQTEAEHVRLLEACLEDSQKYAGEGLIALDARGRLLYASRKAAHLLKASLGSDLPQFSRGTKLPIVGIADMAGVNPAEGRLPVPADWVRPLMLDGERRGTLLVIPRAASCRLPSGRRAASDETDHARSRFADIVGASDSLRAVIGQGERLAPLPVPILIEGETGVGKELFARAIHGHSAVASGPFIPFNCGAVSREMLGSELFGYVRGAFTGAAAEGRTGRFELADGGTLCLDEVGELPLDLQPYLLRVLEEGVLYRIGDSTPRRVSVRLLAMTNRNLRQEVAAGRFRRDLYHRLAVTALRVPPLRERQGDVPRLIAHFNELLADRHGRDPVRFTAAALERLHRYDWPGNVRELRNLVERAVLLSTGGMVDVGDLPEDLRDGCGGVDAEGWPLPGPPMAMPASAGPPAMSPPAMSLTVTEQRTIEDVIAATGGNLSDAAAVLGISRSTLYRKLSQHGIRRDGIGKGAAGSARSDRSGFGCGRA
- a CDS encoding aromatic/alkene monooxygenase hydroxylase subunit beta, yielding MTMQETETTVISAAAGAKVFPGSDSRRYNYFEPKGRKATHYEDVTVDVQPDPERYLLQNWIISFGDGTPTYSKDWTALKCTDWHGFRAPDQEWERTHYQRQSTIVGMIQNVVENARRAGAPQRFDKAWVTVLQNHVGAFKHAEYGLGTALMRAQRYGYTQMVNNAILTNASYKLRFAQDLTLYLAEVGSDIGGFDLDAGKAHWLDDPIWQPCREAVEHIRAATDFLEQYFAVNLVFEPLVGELFRSGFVMQVAAAQNDFSTPSVISAAEADYERNLANAVELFALLLRDPAHGEDNRTMLQSWFTHHAGLAVKAALQLQPLWSLPRVKVASFADAFERARNRVAAIGREIGIDADLPALPPVEVGQPAAPAAVSAPVNGAAAE
- a CDS encoding ribbon-helix-helix domain-containing protein; the encoded protein is MCQIFVNTDPILYEARSRSVRIHGMVTSIRLENLFWNVLADIAAEQGITTNRLIVTLHDEVVEVHGTIQNLASFLRVSCVRYLTMAPASVSEAGGQARIAVPASDGGASVLAFQRDRRLPDDA